A portion of the Pseudoalteromonas luteoviolacea genome contains these proteins:
- a CDS encoding methyl-accepting chemotaxis protein, producing MNLSKKLYLSFGCLIALMVFSSTVVWFKVSTETARAFEVKGDDLPGMILYNRLLHLEYQLNNIALEYLNGDVSKVGQFNQLFERFKSTQKELYGYESAKQSDRDKMARIMELAEKFHRDVNNEIFAKYDPRSYEQVKKRVDKLDAEMGQPLEDLLDSLKEQEFNDALKSSDLQESLNDDLPGVRYYLELVDEGGDMIAAIISHTTGAPAAEADFNDDAQSFRHYLNLLKPLEQKPNELRDIARIEEMFATIQSEAKEIFRTYDSTAYVKAQQKLAELTSNQMVELSEILEVSSEEEKDDATKALDLLVEGLNTTLVIIILITLVAAIIAIAVAFVISRSIVTRLSQVLTIAEGISEGDISRPLLTHQGKDEIDSLAEATNKMSNSLNSLLQAISNVVNDVKTSSDDIAETNNQIASRSQASADQSTQVATAIEQMSATVSEVASQSQVAASHADGARNLASEGGSTVTATVDKIKSASNEVQDTAENVTHLGELSSQIGNVIGVIGSIAEQTNLLALNAAIEAARAGEQGRGFAVVADEVRTLAERTSKATEEVVSTVQSIQSQTEHAVKSMENSVAQVNHSVSMAEDAGTQLEGIVTGASEIASMIQSIATATEEQSVVASEMARDISQIEQSSQSSLQDTQVAAHSAQELNKQAEELAVLVSRFRLRG from the coding sequence ATGAACTTGAGTAAAAAGCTTTATTTATCCTTTGGTTGCCTCATTGCACTGATGGTTTTTTCCAGTACAGTGGTTTGGTTTAAAGTCTCGACTGAGACTGCAAGAGCATTTGAAGTCAAAGGTGATGACCTGCCTGGTATGATCTTGTACAACCGACTGCTTCATTTAGAGTATCAGCTCAATAATATAGCACTTGAATACCTCAATGGTGATGTGAGCAAAGTTGGGCAATTCAACCAGCTGTTTGAACGATTCAAGTCCACGCAAAAAGAATTATATGGATACGAGTCAGCGAAGCAATCAGACAGGGACAAAATGGCCCGTATCATGGAACTGGCTGAAAAGTTTCACCGAGATGTCAATAACGAAATTTTTGCCAAGTATGACCCTCGCTCCTACGAACAAGTCAAAAAGCGGGTAGACAAACTCGATGCAGAGATGGGACAACCTCTGGAGGATTTACTCGACTCATTAAAGGAACAGGAATTTAATGACGCTTTGAAATCGTCCGATCTGCAAGAGTCGTTAAATGACGATTTACCCGGTGTGAGATACTACCTAGAACTGGTCGATGAAGGCGGAGACATGATTGCCGCTATCATCTCCCACACAACGGGTGCACCTGCTGCTGAAGCGGACTTTAACGATGATGCACAGAGCTTTCGACATTACCTAAATTTATTAAAGCCACTTGAACAAAAGCCTAACGAATTGCGTGATATCGCACGTATCGAAGAGATGTTTGCGACCATTCAAAGTGAAGCAAAAGAGATTTTTCGAACCTACGACTCGACTGCGTACGTTAAGGCCCAACAAAAGCTTGCCGAGCTCACCTCTAACCAAATGGTAGAATTGTCTGAAATCCTTGAAGTTTCAAGCGAAGAAGAAAAAGATGACGCCACTAAAGCGCTTGACCTCTTAGTTGAAGGGCTTAACACCACTTTGGTGATCATCATCCTTATTACACTCGTTGCGGCCATCATAGCCATCGCGGTTGCTTTTGTGATCAGTCGCTCAATTGTGACCCGTTTGAGTCAAGTGCTCACCATCGCTGAAGGGATCAGTGAGGGGGATATCTCAAGACCACTGCTCACACATCAAGGGAAAGATGAAATTGACAGCTTAGCTGAGGCCACCAATAAGATGTCTAATTCACTCAACTCATTGCTACAAGCCATTAGTAACGTTGTTAATGACGTTAAAACGTCCAGTGATGACATAGCCGAAACAAACAATCAAATCGCGTCACGCAGTCAAGCATCTGCCGACCAGTCTACACAAGTTGCTACTGCCATTGAGCAAATGAGCGCAACCGTTTCAGAAGTTGCTTCACAAAGTCAGGTTGCCGCCAGTCATGCTGATGGCGCGCGAAACCTCGCATCAGAAGGTGGCTCAACCGTAACAGCCACGGTGGATAAAATTAAATCGGCGTCAAATGAAGTACAAGATACTGCTGAAAATGTAACGCACCTAGGTGAGTTAAGTAGCCAAATTGGCAATGTTATTGGTGTAATTGGCAGTATTGCTGAACAAACTAACTTGCTGGCGCTCAATGCTGCTATTGAAGCCGCCCGCGCAGGCGAGCAAGGGCGCGGTTTTGCCGTGGTTGCTGATGAAGTAAGAACACTCGCCGAGCGCACCTCAAAAGCAACAGAAGAAGTCGTCAGTACTGTACAATCAATTCAATCTCAGACAGAACACGCTGTAAAATCCATGGAAAATAGCGTCGCTCAAGTAAACCACAGTGTATCTATGGCAGAAGATGCTGGAACACAGCTTGAGGGTATCGTTACCGGTGCGAGTGAAATCGCTTCGATGATCCAATCAATTGCTACTGCAACGGAAGAGCAATCAGTGGTTGCAAGCGAAATGGCACGTGATATTTCACAAATAGAGCAATCAAGCCAAAGTTCACTGCAAGATACGCAAGTTGCCGCACATTCGGCGCAAGAGCTGAACAAGCAAGCCGAAGAGTTAGCTGTTTTAGTGAGCCGATTCAGGTTGCGAGGATAG
- the rpoZ gene encoding DNA-directed RNA polymerase subunit omega has protein sequence MARVTVEDAVDKIGNRFDLILVAARRARQISVGGKDPMVEAENDKPTVIALREIEEGLVTTDSLDMIDREEQQNQEAAELAAVAAIVGGNR, from the coding sequence ATGGCTCGCGTAACTGTAGAAGATGCAGTAGATAAAATTGGTAACCGTTTCGATTTAATCCTTGTTGCAGCGCGTCGCGCTCGTCAGATTTCTGTTGGTGGCAAAGATCCTATGGTTGAGGCTGAAAATGATAAGCCTACCGTTATCGCGCTACGTGAAATTGAAGAAGGTCTTGTAACTACAGACTCTCTTGACATGATCGACCGTGAAGAGCAGCAAAACCAAGAGGCCGCTGAGCTTGCAGCAGTAGCAGCCATTGTTGGTGGTAACCGCTAA
- the gmk gene encoding guanylate kinase gives MTMTRGNLFILSAPSGAGKSSLIKALLDKQANIKVSVSHTTRSPRPGENNGEHYHFVTVEAFKALIEKGDFFEWAQVFENYYGTSKQAIEDQLNNGIDVFLDIDWQGARQVRSLMPEVKTIFILPPSQSELEQRLNNRGQDSQEVIAARMSEAKSESSHYDEFDYVIVNDDFETALTELEHIVVAARLQTKAQQARHKALIAELLAD, from the coding sequence ATGACAATGACTCGCGGTAATTTGTTTATTTTGTCTGCACCGTCAGGGGCAGGTAAATCAAGCCTGATCAAAGCTCTATTGGATAAACAAGCCAATATAAAAGTTTCAGTCTCACACACAACTCGCTCTCCTCGCCCAGGCGAAAACAACGGCGAACATTATCACTTCGTAACTGTTGAAGCGTTTAAAGCACTGATTGAGAAGGGTGATTTCTTCGAGTGGGCTCAGGTATTTGAAAATTACTACGGGACGTCAAAACAAGCCATTGAAGACCAATTAAACAATGGTATTGACGTATTCTTAGACATAGATTGGCAAGGCGCGAGACAGGTAAGATCATTAATGCCTGAAGTCAAAACCATATTCATCTTACCGCCTTCTCAAAGCGAGTTAGAGCAGCGCTTGAATAATCGTGGTCAAGACTCTCAAGAAGTCATTGCAGCAAGAATGTCTGAAGCAAAATCAGAAAGCAGCCACTATGATGAATTTGACTATGTTATTGTGAACGATGATTTTGAAACAGCACTGACTGAGCTGGAACATATTGTTGTCGCAGCTAGGCTACAAACGAAAGCACAGCAAGCTCGTCACAAGGCATTAATTGCAGAATTGCTTGCGGATTAA
- the spoT gene encoding bifunctional GTP diphosphokinase/guanosine-3',5'-bis pyrophosphate 3'-pyrophosphohydrolase — translation MYLFEGLKKKISEYLAPEDVELVQKAYVVAREAHEGQTRSSGEPYITHPVEVTQILASMKLDHETLMAALMHDVIEDTDFSQTDLAEIFGETVAELVAGVSKLDKLDFKDKKEFQAENYRKMIMAMTQDIRVILIKLADRTHNMRTLGFLRPEKRRRIARETLEIFAPIANRLGIHDIKNELEDLGFQALYPMRHRALKSEVAKARGNRKEVISNIQTEIESRLEESGIAASVKGREKHLYSIYKKMLNKELLFNEVMDIYAFRINVDNIDTCYRVLGVAHNLYKPIETRFKDYIAVPKTNGYQSLHTSLVGPHGIPVEIQIRTHDMDHMADKGVAAHWMYKKSGDGAGHTAQQRARQWMQSLLELQQSAGSSFEFVENVKTELFPEEIYVFTPDGRIVELPMGATAVDFAYAVHTDVGNTCVGARVNRKPYPLSKALDTGQTVEVITSSGAHPNATWLNFIVTGKARLGVRNYLKSQHQEESIQLGRRLLDSALGEQKLDDIPTEQIERVLEEHDLNTLLELLVEIGNGNIMSVLIAKRLLQADDGLESLAKQAKAAIIGTEGMLVTYAKCCRPVPGDAIAAYVSQGKGLMVHRQECRNIKGWEGERAKYCVVKWEDNPEKEYIAALRVEIINHQGALAKLTNVVASAQANIVEIATEEKESNLYIIDLGVTVKDRIHVANIMRKIRVMPDVQRVYRKR, via the coding sequence ATGTATCTATTTGAAGGCCTCAAGAAAAAAATCTCAGAGTACCTAGCACCTGAAGACGTTGAACTGGTACAAAAAGCCTATGTTGTCGCACGCGAAGCGCATGAAGGTCAAACGCGTTCAAGCGGTGAGCCCTATATCACTCACCCTGTCGAAGTGACACAGATACTGGCTAGCATGAAGTTAGACCACGAAACGCTCATGGCCGCATTAATGCATGATGTCATTGAGGATACTGATTTTAGTCAGACAGATCTGGCTGAGATATTCGGGGAAACTGTTGCAGAACTCGTCGCGGGCGTCAGTAAGTTAGATAAACTTGATTTTAAAGATAAAAAAGAGTTTCAAGCGGAAAACTATCGCAAGATGATCATGGCAATGACGCAAGATATCCGTGTCATTCTCATAAAACTTGCGGACAGAACACATAACATGCGCACTCTAGGCTTTTTAAGGCCGGAAAAGCGCCGCAGAATTGCCAGAGAGACACTCGAGATATTCGCACCAATTGCCAATCGTCTAGGTATCCATGATATCAAAAATGAACTAGAAGACTTGGGCTTTCAAGCGCTTTACCCGATGCGTCATCGTGCACTAAAATCGGAAGTCGCCAAAGCGCGTGGTAACCGCAAAGAAGTGATCAGTAATATTCAGACTGAGATAGAGTCTCGCTTAGAAGAAAGCGGGATCGCCGCTTCCGTTAAAGGACGAGAAAAGCACTTATATAGTATTTATAAAAAAATGCTTAATAAAGAGCTGTTATTCAATGAAGTCATGGATATTTATGCGTTTAGAATTAATGTCGATAACATAGATACCTGTTACCGAGTACTTGGCGTCGCGCACAATCTATATAAACCGATTGAAACACGCTTTAAAGACTATATCGCCGTCCCCAAAACCAATGGTTATCAATCGTTACATACTTCATTAGTCGGCCCACATGGTATCCCTGTCGAAATTCAAATTAGAACACATGATATGGACCATATGGCCGATAAAGGGGTAGCTGCGCACTGGATGTACAAAAAATCTGGTGACGGTGCCGGCCATACCGCTCAGCAGCGCGCTCGTCAGTGGATGCAAAGCTTGCTAGAACTGCAACAAAGTGCAGGTTCATCTTTTGAGTTTGTGGAAAACGTAAAGACTGAACTCTTCCCAGAAGAGATTTACGTATTTACCCCAGATGGGCGAATTGTAGAGCTCCCCATGGGCGCAACTGCAGTAGACTTTGCTTATGCGGTACATACTGATGTTGGTAATACCTGTGTTGGAGCGAGGGTTAACCGCAAACCTTATCCGTTAAGTAAAGCACTTGATACCGGACAAACCGTCGAAGTTATTACCAGCTCTGGCGCACACCCCAACGCAACTTGGTTAAACTTCATTGTCACTGGTAAAGCTAGGTTAGGTGTTCGCAACTACCTCAAGAGCCAGCACCAAGAAGAATCAATCCAACTAGGTAGACGCCTTTTAGATTCTGCTCTTGGAGAGCAAAAGCTTGACGATATTCCGACAGAACAGATTGAACGAGTTTTAGAAGAGCATGATCTAAATACCCTGTTAGAGCTACTTGTTGAGATTGGTAACGGCAACATCATGAGTGTGCTCATAGCTAAACGGCTACTCCAAGCTGATGACGGACTTGAAAGTCTCGCCAAACAAGCTAAAGCTGCGATCATTGGGACTGAAGGTATGCTGGTTACTTACGCTAAATGTTGTCGTCCTGTACCTGGTGATGCCATTGCTGCTTATGTTAGCCAAGGTAAAGGCTTGATGGTACACCGACAAGAATGTCGCAACATCAAAGGCTGGGAAGGTGAACGCGCTAAATACTGTGTTGTCAAATGGGAAGACAATCCAGAAAAAGAGTACATTGCAGCACTGAGAGTTGAGATCATCAACCATCAAGGTGCACTTGCTAAACTAACCAATGTCGTTGCCAGTGCGCAGGCTAATATTGTTGAGATAGCCACAGAAGAAAAAGAAAGTAATTTGTATATTATTGATTTAGGCGTGACTGTGAAAGACAGAATTCACGTAGCAAATATTATGCGCAAAATCCGTGTTATGCCAGATGTTCAACGCGTATATAGAAAGCGCTAA